From a single Loigolactobacillus coryniformis subsp. coryniformis KCTC 3167 = DSM 20001 genomic region:
- a CDS encoding aminoacyl-tRNA deacylase: MSKKHDKNAKLNKTLVEKILDQAKIDYTQYEFPTEQDGDVRQLKLSELNIDDHMIYKTLVMTGQKTGPIVGVVPVDERISYKKFAKVTGNRKVGLVPLKELIATTGYEHGANTPIGIHQKYNYPIYFSTTAKIQPEILVSSGKIGRSVRLDPRKLVKFLGAKFADITEED; the protein is encoded by the coding sequence GTGAGTAAGAAACATGACAAAAACGCTAAATTAAATAAAACTTTAGTCGAAAAAATTCTTGATCAGGCCAAAATCGATTATACGCAATACGAATTTCCGACTGAACAAGATGGTGATGTGCGTCAATTGAAATTAAGCGAATTGAATATTGACGACCACATGATCTATAAAACCTTGGTCATGACAGGCCAAAAAACAGGCCCGATCGTTGGGGTTGTCCCAGTTGATGAACGGATCAGCTATAAGAAATTTGCTAAAGTGACCGGTAATCGTAAGGTTGGCTTAGTGCCACTAAAAGAATTAATTGCCACAACTGGCTATGAACATGGCGCAAATACACCGATCGGTATTCACCAAAAATATAATTATCCAATCTACTTCAGTACCACTGCCAAAATCCAACCAGAGATTTTAGTTTCTTCCGGTAAAATTGGTCGCTCCGTTCGGTTAGACCCGCGTAAACTAGTCAAATTCCTTGGCGCTAAGTTTGCCGATATTACTGAAGAAGACTGA
- a CDS encoding DUF2785 domain-containing protein, translating to MTDAVTETLRQLDQLRTRLSRGELYQRLPQKVGELIDNLPHEKRTPVPVLKDNKAALAQIKSLRLQIKQKKLTAISDAEIDFLLAHLAATDPLVRDKGVYFLFNDILQARLLSAAQIKRIFHRLLDPNILYGHILETKSNAIFLRSFSVMILSGILYVDRMHYHTLQTADLEEVSLKISAYMAMETDGRGYIGTRGWAHAYSHVGNVLDELTESTSLNRANKLFYLTVLLARYQRLESPLIFGEDHRLALAIANLVNKNKFYADYFLLLLQAWQRELMIMRPQENEGFWNCWYNRNRLLQALIIRGDLPQKIQDFLMQIVDVF from the coding sequence ATGACGGATGCAGTAACTGAAACGCTTCGCCAGCTGGACCAGTTAAGAACTAGATTGAGTCGCGGCGAACTTTATCAACGTTTACCTCAAAAAGTTGGTGAGTTGATCGATAATTTACCACATGAAAAAAGAACTCCGGTACCAGTGTTGAAAGACAATAAGGCGGCATTAGCGCAAATCAAGTCATTGCGCTTACAGATCAAGCAGAAAAAATTGACTGCGATCAGTGATGCTGAAATTGACTTTTTACTGGCACATTTAGCGGCAACCGATCCTTTGGTACGCGATAAAGGCGTCTATTTCTTATTTAACGATATTCTCCAAGCACGATTATTAAGTGCAGCGCAAATCAAACGAATATTTCATCGTTTACTTGACCCCAATATATTGTACGGGCATATTTTGGAGACGAAAAGTAATGCCATTTTTTTACGTTCTTTTAGTGTCATGATCTTGTCAGGAATTTTGTATGTTGATCGGATGCATTATCACACATTACAAACCGCTGATTTAGAGGAAGTCAGCCTCAAGATCTCTGCTTACATGGCAATGGAAACAGATGGTCGCGGCTATATTGGGACCCGTGGTTGGGCACACGCGTATAGTCATGTTGGCAATGTACTGGATGAACTGACTGAAAGTACGTCACTTAATCGAGCTAATAAGCTGTTTTATTTAACGGTACTGTTAGCACGTTATCAGCGATTGGAATCACCGTTGATCTTTGGTGAGGATCATCGGTTGGCGTTAGCAATCGCTAATTTGGTCAATAAAAATAAATTTTATGCGGATTATTTTTTATTGCTCTTGCAAGCTTGGCAGCGTGAATTAATGATTATGCGCCCACAAGAAAATGAAGGCTTTTGGAATTGTTGGTATAATCGCAATCGGTTATTACAAGCCTTGATCATTCGGGGTGATCTACCTCAGAAGATCCAAGATTTTTTAATGCAGATCGTTGATGTTTTTTAA
- a CDS encoding glycerophosphodiester phosphodiesterase family protein — MLIILLLLNVSSYWVYHNSGGNPLLLLIWLLLGLIASYAWVERAQALTWWQLLGHSLRGSLWLPFSGLLAFNFWRYSWQPPSGLLDQFLNHRWQILPLLLVLYLGIIGFSVRHHFSEYLPHMLRWLGLLLLLAVSLLIVQWGSDQIGGTFSRYSVRLLWLVWLNGKYLLWLDLLLRLRQQQLALDYRWFSVGLLLVIILAWPMSGQFFAKTATQPQIIAHRGVNGQGVQNTISALRSTVPAQPSLVEIDLRTTHDQQFIVSHDADTQHLTGQANNIAHTNLAHLQHLTLTENGQHAHYASFADYLQTAQKVKQPLLIELKASDHFQRMAREFVQQYRTKLPASAQFHSASLTLVNLLKQARFTPVGYILPFTQTGLPATHADFYSVDWRTLNPLIVAQARQQGKPLYVWTVDQVWALQAVRHLNTAVVITDQTSQVQQQLHQPAGYNGNLLLLLANF, encoded by the coding sequence GTGTTGATTATATTACTGTTGCTGAATGTAAGTAGTTACTGGGTTTATCATAACAGCGGGGGTAACCCGCTGTTGTTATTGATTTGGCTTTTGTTGGGATTAATAGCTAGTTATGCATGGGTAGAGCGTGCCCAAGCCTTAACTTGGTGGCAATTATTAGGTCATAGTCTACGTGGCAGCCTTTGGTTGCCTTTTTCTGGTTTATTAGCATTTAATTTTTGGCGGTATAGTTGGCAACCGCCAAGTGGTTTACTCGATCAATTTTTAAATCATCGCTGGCAAATTTTGCCGTTACTTTTGGTGCTTTACCTCGGTATCATTGGTTTTAGTGTGCGTCATCATTTTAGTGAATATTTACCGCACATGCTCCGCTGGCTAGGGTTACTTTTGCTGCTGGCAGTTAGTTTGCTGATCGTGCAATGGGGAAGTGATCAGATTGGCGGCACTTTCAGTCGTTATAGTGTGCGATTGCTTTGGTTAGTCTGGTTGAATGGTAAGTATCTTTTGTGGCTAGATTTATTATTGCGTTTGCGGCAACAGCAACTGGCATTAGATTATCGTTGGTTTAGTGTTGGACTTTTATTAGTAATAATTCTTGCTTGGCCAATGAGTGGTCAATTTTTTGCTAAGACGGCCACACAACCGCAAATTATTGCCCATCGAGGTGTCAATGGTCAGGGGGTACAAAATACGATCAGTGCTTTACGCTCAACGGTACCGGCACAGCCAAGTTTAGTTGAAATTGATTTGCGGACTACTCATGATCAGCAATTTATTGTTAGTCATGATGCTGATACTCAGCATTTGACGGGGCAGGCTAATAATATTGCGCACACTAATTTGGCTCACCTACAACATTTGACGTTGACGGAGAATGGACAGCACGCTCACTATGCCAGTTTTGCTGACTATTTACAGACGGCACAAAAGGTAAAGCAGCCGTTATTGATCGAATTAAAAGCGTCCGATCATTTTCAGCGAATGGCTCGTGAGTTTGTTCAGCAATACCGAACTAAATTACCAGCATCGGCGCAGTTTCATAGTGCTAGCTTAACGTTGGTCAATTTATTAAAGCAGGCGCGGTTCACACCGGTTGGCTATATTTTACCGTTTACGCAAACTGGGTTGCCTGCAACTCACGCTGATTTTTATAGCGTTGATTGGCGTACCTTGAATCCACTGATCGTTGCACAAGCACGGCAGCAGGGTAAACCGTTATATGTCTGGACAGTTGATCAAGTTTGGGCATTACAAGCAGTTCGTCATTTAAATACCGCTGTGGTGATCACGGATCAAACAAGTCAAGTACAGCAACAGCTCCACCAACCGGCCGGTTATAATGGCAACTTATTATTGTTATTAGCAAATTTTTAG
- a CDS encoding DNA-3-methyladenine glycosylase I — protein MLEQQRCPWAQQQLRVFHDQEWAVPVTAEDELFKLLALQVWQSGLSQSVLLRKRAAICATFHDLAPEWLRQTETQVLLDRLADPALIRNRRKLLAIQHNAFALDALHQQDESLCYLLWQRTRKTHFTTATAIPRYDETAVRLAAQLKKVGFQFMGPTNCYALLATAGVLNLHLTSCWRYPVINRAQQMVKESLGF, from the coding sequence ATGTTAGAACAACAACGCTGTCCTTGGGCACAACAACAATTACGTGTGTTTCATGACCAAGAGTGGGCGGTACCAGTTACGGCTGAAGATGAGTTATTTAAATTATTGGCATTACAGGTATGGCAGTCAGGCTTGAGCCAAAGCGTTTTATTGCGCAAACGGGCCGCAATTTGCGCGACCTTTCATGATCTAGCGCCGGAATGGTTACGACAAACCGAGACCCAAGTCTTGCTGGATCGTTTAGCTGATCCAGCATTGATCCGTAATCGGCGTAAATTATTGGCAATTCAGCATAACGCTTTTGCTTTAGATGCCTTGCATCAACAGGATGAATCGTTGTGCTATTTATTGTGGCAACGCACGCGCAAAACGCATTTTACGACTGCTACTGCAATTCCGCGTTATGATGAAACTGCGGTTCGTTTAGCAGCACAGCTCAAAAAAGTCGGCTTCCAATTTATGGGGCCGACTAATTGCTATGCTTTACTTGCCACTGCAGGCGTGCTTAATTTACATTTAACTAGTTGCTGGCGTTATCCGGTGATCAATCGAGCACAACAGATGGTGAAGGAATCACTTGGTTTCTAA
- a CDS encoding PPK2 family polyphosphate kinase, with protein sequence MESILDLDQYRYAGKKKLQLATWPTTIPAKLATSEIKSTIDKNIKQLASYQDELYAQSRYGVLIIFQALDAAGKDSMIRHILSGVNPEGIVVNNFKTPSKQDLAHDFLWRVHQVFPRRGQIGVFNRSYYEDVLVTQVHPEILLQENLPGIDQLSDIPTDFFRTRYQDLRHFETYANHCGYMVLKFFLHITPTEQKKRFARRIELPEKNWKFSAADIREAAFWPKYQRIYADVLQHTASNDDPWYIIPSDDKWASRLIVSQIINQQLSTLPLAYPSTSPQRRQELQQILWQLETK encoded by the coding sequence ATGGAATCTATTCTGGACTTAGACCAATATCGCTATGCTGGTAAAAAGAAGTTGCAATTAGCCACTTGGCCGACTACTATACCGGCTAAACTAGCTACCAGCGAAATTAAATCAACGATTGATAAAAATATTAAGCAATTGGCTAGCTATCAAGATGAGCTTTACGCCCAAAGCCGTTATGGCGTGTTGATCATTTTTCAAGCTTTAGATGCTGCTGGCAAAGATAGCATGATCCGACATATTTTAAGTGGTGTCAATCCCGAAGGCATCGTAGTCAATAACTTCAAAACACCTTCGAAACAGGATCTGGCTCACGATTTTCTCTGGCGCGTCCATCAAGTCTTTCCGCGCCGCGGTCAGATCGGCGTTTTTAATCGTTCTTATTATGAAGATGTTTTGGTCACTCAAGTCCACCCAGAAATTTTATTGCAAGAAAATTTACCGGGGATCGATCAATTGAGTGACATTCCGACTGATTTTTTCCGCACGCGTTATCAAGATCTACGCCACTTTGAAACTTATGCGAACCATTGCGGCTACATGGTGCTCAAATTCTTTCTTCATATCACCCCAACCGAACAAAAAAAACGCTTCGCCCGCCGCATTGAACTACCCGAAAAAAACTGGAAGTTCTCCGCAGCCGATATTCGCGAAGCGGCTTTTTGGCCTAAATATCAACGGATCTATGCTGATGTATTGCAGCACACTGCATCCAATGATGATCCTTGGTATATTATTCCTTCCGACGATAAGTGGGCTTCACGTTTGATCGTTTCGCAGATCATCAATCAGCAACTAAGCACCCTACCTTTGGCTTACCCGAGCACCAGTCCGCAACGGCGCCAAGAGCTGCAACAAATTCTATGGCAATTAGAAACCAAGTGA
- a CDS encoding universal stress protein, which translates to MLQQYKHILVAIDGSYEAELAFRKAVEVAKRNNGELFLIHVVDTRAFQNVSSFDSAMVEQVTDTAKKTMEQYVATAKKNGLDNVNYAIEYGAPKVIIAKEIPKEHNIDLIMIGATGLNAVERLLIGSVTEYVTRTAICDVLVVRTDLDNKPALNQAGKKASIQAE; encoded by the coding sequence ATGCTACAACAATACAAACATATTTTAGTCGCTATTGATGGTTCTTACGAAGCCGAACTAGCTTTCCGCAAAGCCGTGGAAGTTGCTAAACGGAATAACGGTGAATTATTCTTGATTCACGTTGTCGATACCCGTGCTTTCCAAAATGTTTCTAGCTTCGATTCCGCAATGGTTGAGCAAGTGACTGACACTGCCAAGAAAACGATGGAACAATATGTAGCTACCGCTAAAAAGAATGGTTTAGATAACGTTAATTATGCCATTGAGTACGGTGCACCAAAAGTTATCATCGCCAAGGAAATTCCTAAGGAACACAATATTGACTTGATCATGATCGGTGCAACTGGCTTAAACGCGGTTGAACGTTTATTGATCGGTTCCGTTACCGAATACGTAACGCGGACGGCAATTTGCGATGTGCTTGTTGTACGGACAGACTTGGACAACAAACCAGCCTTGAATCAAGCCGGTAAAAAAGCTAGTATTCAAGCCGAATAA
- a CDS encoding replication-associated recombination protein A, which translates to MMQPLAYRMRPTNIDEVVGQQHLVGPGKIIRRMVDAKMLSSMILYGPPGTGKTSIASAIAGSTHYAFRMLNAATDSKKDLQIVAEEAKMSGTVILLLDEIHRLDKTKQDFLLPHLENGRIILIGATTENPYISINPAIRSRTQIFEVKPLAENDIKVAIERALKDKTRGLGESPVHLNDTAETFLTQATNGDLRSALNGLELAVKSTPATDGKINITLPIIEECVQRKAVSNDKNGDAHYDVISAFQKSIRGSDVNAALHYMGRLIEAGDLPSIARRLMVIAYEDIGLGNPQACARTVSAVQAAEKLGFPEARIPLADAVIDLALSPKSNSGIVAIDAALEDIRAGKAGEVPDQLRDAHYKGAAKLNRGVGYKFPHDYPNDWVKQQYLPDRLKQATYYQPKTNGKYEKALAEQYQRLLAAQRH; encoded by the coding sequence GTGATGCAGCCACTTGCTTACCGCATGCGACCGACTAATATCGATGAAGTTGTTGGTCAGCAACACTTAGTTGGTCCTGGTAAAATCATTCGGCGAATGGTCGACGCCAAAATGTTATCGTCAATGATTTTATATGGCCCGCCTGGCACCGGAAAAACTAGTATTGCCAGCGCTATTGCCGGGTCAACTCATTATGCATTTCGAATGCTCAATGCCGCCACCGACAGTAAAAAGGATCTACAGATCGTCGCTGAAGAAGCCAAAATGAGCGGCACTGTCATCTTGCTACTGGATGAAATTCATCGCTTAGACAAAACTAAACAAGACTTTTTACTGCCACATTTGGAAAATGGCCGGATTATTTTGATCGGTGCAACGACCGAAAATCCTTATATCTCGATCAATCCCGCCATTCGCAGTCGGACACAGATTTTTGAAGTTAAACCGCTGGCAGAAAACGACATTAAAGTCGCGATTGAGCGCGCACTAAAAGATAAAACGCGTGGACTTGGTGAATCACCAGTTCATTTAAATGATACTGCAGAAACTTTTTTGACCCAAGCCACTAATGGTGATCTACGTAGTGCTTTAAATGGTTTAGAACTAGCGGTTAAATCAACTCCCGCAACGGATGGCAAAATCAATATTACGTTACCGATCATTGAAGAATGCGTTCAACGTAAAGCTGTTAGTAACGACAAAAATGGCGATGCACATTATGATGTGATCTCAGCGTTTCAAAAATCGATTCGCGGCAGTGATGTTAATGCCGCTCTTCATTACATGGGCCGACTGATCGAAGCCGGCGATCTACCGAGTATTGCCCGCCGGCTAATGGTTATCGCTTATGAAGACATTGGTCTTGGTAATCCGCAAGCCTGTGCGCGCACGGTTAGCGCCGTACAAGCAGCGGAAAAACTAGGTTTCCCTGAGGCGCGTATTCCTCTGGCTGACGCAGTGATCGACCTAGCACTATCACCAAAATCAAACTCCGGAATCGTTGCGATCGATGCCGCGCTAGAAGACATTCGCGCCGGTAAAGCCGGTGAAGTCCCTGATCAACTACGCGATGCCCACTACAAAGGTGCCGCTAAACTGAATCGTGGCGTTGGCTATAAATTTCCTCACGATTATCCAAACGATTGGGTCAAACAACAATACTTGCCGGATCGTTTAAAGCAAGCAACTTATTATCAGCCCAAAACTAACGGTAAATACGAAAAAGCGTTAGCGGAACAATACCAACGTTTACTAGCTGCCCAACGCCATTAG
- the gshAB gene encoding bifunctional glutamate--cysteine ligase GshA/glutathione synthetase GshB, whose product MLDQIGTQLKKYQHEAFLFAGHYGIEKEGQRVNTQGDLSQTPLPFTQPHPYVKNDFAQAQAEVATDYFDTCQQTFQQLQGLDAVLLRALPENEVLWPLSMPPKLPSAAEIKIAAPTAAGSHYRQQIAHKYGYQMQMMSAVHVNFSLSERLMRFLFEVHYHNQFNDDYIAFHNAAYLKLTQNYLRYRYVLTYLFGASPLAAANFSTAVPDHLVRSLHASRRFGYVNRASQEVSFQSITAYVADLQQLINNGELQGPREFYSPVRLHGNSLAELESAGIHYLELRNLDIDPYAADGLSATTLNFFRLFLAYLLVTPSVPVEQAPTVLVQAAAQNETVALESPLGVSRLQPQLQEFMQSLGKFAQNFQAPVELQQALQTMQARVVDYRLTPSYRLSEEINGGSLQQFALRQAQIFKQQAIAQPYQLPGYTQLAADSQLLLANAYQRGLAVRLLDEQAGVFQLAEHEVIGPGASTRLNSQTAVMASQNKLVTKKLLGQAGLIVPAGAEYTQVATAMADFADLAKQGLVVKPKWGTKGQGITVFQTAPTAELFKAALERALTTGTSALVENYVPGTVYRFLVIAGRVCAVAECMPANVVGDGRQALTALVVRKNKQANRGLNRPLRPIPLDGQTNFDLQQQGLQRSIIPARGNQVNLRLAANFATGADAVDVTADMDASYKEVAVAAAQALQLQVAGVDIVIDNLYQPVDAAHPELATVLSVTARPELAVHEAPYFGTTQPVTAALLDQLLTK is encoded by the coding sequence ATGTTAGATCAGATTGGCACCCAATTAAAAAAATATCAGCACGAAGCTTTTTTGTTTGCTGGTCACTATGGGATTGAAAAGGAGGGTCAGCGAGTAAATACGCAAGGGGATTTGAGTCAAACACCATTGCCATTTACACAACCGCATCCTTATGTAAAAAATGATTTTGCCCAGGCTCAAGCAGAAGTGGCGACTGATTATTTTGATACTTGTCAGCAAACTTTTCAGCAATTACAGGGGCTAGATGCGGTATTATTACGGGCCTTACCAGAAAATGAGGTCTTATGGCCATTGTCAATGCCACCAAAGTTGCCATCAGCGGCAGAGATCAAAATAGCGGCGCCCACTGCAGCTGGGTCACATTACCGCCAACAAATTGCGCATAAATATGGCTATCAGATGCAGATGATGTCGGCGGTGCACGTTAATTTTTCATTATCGGAACGCTTGATGCGCTTTTTATTTGAAGTTCATTATCATAATCAATTTAATGATGACTATATTGCTTTTCATAATGCGGCTTATTTGAAACTGACTCAGAATTATTTGCGGTATCGTTATGTGCTGACTTATTTATTTGGTGCTAGTCCGTTGGCTGCAGCTAATTTTTCAACCGCTGTGCCAGATCATTTGGTTCGCAGTTTGCACGCTAGTCGGCGCTTTGGTTATGTTAATCGCGCTAGTCAGGAAGTCTCTTTCCAATCCATCACGGCTTATGTTGCTGATTTGCAGCAATTGATCAATAACGGTGAATTGCAAGGACCACGCGAATTTTATTCACCAGTCCGGTTACACGGTAATTCGCTAGCTGAATTAGAGTCAGCTGGCATTCATTACTTGGAGTTACGTAACTTAGACATAGATCCTTATGCAGCTGATGGTTTAAGTGCAACCACATTAAACTTTTTCCGTTTATTTTTAGCCTATCTACTGGTAACACCTAGCGTGCCCGTCGAACAAGCGCCAACTGTTTTAGTGCAAGCAGCGGCCCAAAATGAAACCGTAGCGTTAGAGTCACCGTTAGGGGTCTCGCGCTTACAGCCGCAATTACAAGAATTTATGCAGTCGTTAGGAAAATTTGCTCAGAACTTTCAGGCACCAGTTGAATTGCAGCAGGCTTTGCAAACAATGCAGGCTCGTGTCGTTGATTATCGGTTAACGCCTAGCTATCGCTTAAGTGAAGAAATTAACGGTGGTTCATTGCAGCAATTTGCTTTGCGACAGGCACAAATATTCAAGCAACAAGCGATTGCACAGCCTTACCAATTACCGGGATATACACAATTGGCTGCGGATAGTCAGTTGCTGCTAGCTAACGCTTATCAGCGTGGTTTAGCTGTGCGTTTGCTGGATGAACAAGCTGGCGTATTTCAACTAGCTGAGCATGAAGTGATCGGACCCGGTGCCAGTACGCGTTTGAATTCACAAACGGCGGTTATGGCTAGCCAAAATAAGTTAGTGACAAAGAAGTTATTGGGCCAAGCAGGTTTAATTGTGCCAGCCGGTGCCGAATATACACAGGTTGCGACTGCGATGGCTGACTTTGCTGATCTTGCAAAACAGGGATTAGTGGTCAAGCCTAAGTGGGGAACTAAGGGGCAAGGTATTACTGTTTTCCAAACTGCGCCAACCGCTGAGCTATTTAAGGCGGCGCTGGAGCGAGCTTTGACAACTGGAACTAGTGCTTTGGTGGAGAATTATGTACCAGGCACAGTTTATCGTTTTCTAGTCATTGCTGGACGTGTTTGCGCAGTGGCAGAATGCATGCCGGCTAATGTTGTTGGCGACGGTCGGCAAGCTTTGACTGCTTTAGTCGTACGTAAAAATAAACAAGCCAATCGAGGGTTAAATCGTCCTTTGCGACCAATACCATTAGATGGACAAACGAATTTTGATTTACAACAACAAGGATTGCAGCGTTCGATCATTCCGGCGCGGGGCAATCAGGTTAATTTAAGATTGGCTGCGAATTTTGCTACTGGTGCTGATGCGGTGGATGTAACTGCAGATATGGACGCTAGTTACAAAGAAGTGGCAGTGGCGGCAGCGCAAGCATTACAGTTACAAGTTGCTGGGGTCGATATTGTGATCGATAATCTTTATCAGCCGGTAGATGCAGCCCATCCAGAATTAGCGACGGTTTTAAGTGTGACCGCACGACCTGAATTAGCCGTACATGAGGCTCCTTATTTTGGTACTACACAACCAGTCACCGCGGCTTTACTCGATCAATTATTGACTAAATAA
- a CDS encoding YueI family protein, which yields MTENNDLESQLKSRMTGTPQTKPDERRRYLGSLRERVLLQIQVAQLTDQRTLPAFKSIAPKLAATKLLLNGRLNSAQLKPYLQYATQHDLAFTMVNDDTTSTAPEAIALLLVTTTAVNQAKVDISHFYQAEEKETPQHSFLDNLFHRDH from the coding sequence GTGACGGAAAACAATGACCTCGAAAGCCAATTAAAAAGTCGCATGACAGGCACACCCCAGACTAAACCAGATGAGCGTCGTCGTTATCTCGGTTCGCTACGTGAGCGAGTTTTATTGCAAATTCAGGTGGCGCAATTAACCGATCAACGGACATTACCAGCCTTTAAGTCAATCGCGCCAAAATTGGCAGCGACTAAATTATTACTCAATGGCCGCTTAAATTCAGCGCAACTGAAACCTTATTTACAATACGCCACACAACACGATCTCGCTTTTACCATGGTTAATGATGATACCACCAGCACCGCACCGGAGGCGATTGCATTGTTATTAGTTACAACAACAGCGGTCAACCAGGCTAAGGTTGATATTAGTCACTTTTATCAAGCCGAAGAAAAAGAAACGCCGCAGCATTCGTTTTTAGATAATTTATTCCATCGTGATCATTAA
- a CDS encoding DUF1054 family protein: MISFTANDFKVFNEQTVAGRMALIREQLDPKFEMLGATLSTQLAVVKLPVYINVAKHLRRHINPAPNTWFALGPYKRGYKMVPHFEIGFWDDRLFTWLCLLENIQQPAPYAAILHHQQHLIEHLPVGDWQLSGNHMAKPIQPLNTANLVAQTQRFTEVKKGEWLLGKEWFKTDPIFATNGAIENEIQQTVLELAPLYRELLAAIQPD; this comes from the coding sequence ATGATCAGTTTTACAGCAAATGATTTTAAAGTTTTTAACGAGCAAACGGTAGCAGGGCGGATGGCGTTGATTCGTGAGCAGCTTGATCCTAAGTTTGAGATGCTTGGTGCAACGCTCAGTACCCAATTGGCGGTAGTTAAATTGCCGGTTTATATTAATGTAGCTAAACACTTACGTCGCCATATTAATCCGGCACCAAATACTTGGTTTGCATTAGGACCATATAAACGTGGATATAAAATGGTGCCTCATTTTGAAATCGGCTTTTGGGATGATCGTTTGTTTACTTGGTTGTGCTTGTTGGAAAATATTCAGCAACCAGCGCCATATGCCGCGATTTTACACCACCAACAGCATTTGATCGAACACTTGCCGGTTGGTGACTGGCAGTTGTCGGGTAATCATATGGCTAAGCCAATTCAACCGTTAAATACAGCTAATTTAGTTGCACAAACGCAGCGTTTTACTGAAGTTAAAAAAGGCGAGTGGCTGTTAGGCAAAGAGTGGTTTAAAACAGATCCTATTTTTGCAACCAATGGTGCAATTGAAAACGAGATCCAGCAAACGGTTTTAGAACTAGCGCCGCTTTATCGTGAACTATTAGCAGCAATTCAACCAGACTAA
- the rpsD gene encoding 30S ribosomal protein S4 — protein sequence MSRYTGPQWKKSRRLGISLSGTGKELARRPYAPGDHGPNSRRKLSEYGVQLREKQKLRFMYGLNERQFSNLFQKAGKIKEGKQGVNFMILLEQRLDNMVYRLGLATTRAQARQLVNHGHILVDGKRVDIPSYHVEVGQVISVREKSKNLVIIQAALEAVVGRPAFVSFDADKLEGSLTRFPERDELEPDIDETLVVEYYNQLL from the coding sequence ATGTCTCGTTATACAGGCCCACAATGGAAAAAATCTCGCCGTTTAGGTATTTCTTTATCTGGTACAGGTAAAGAATTAGCTCGGCGTCCTTACGCACCTGGCGATCATGGTCCCAACAGCCGCCGCAAATTATCAGAATATGGTGTTCAATTACGTGAAAAGCAAAAGCTACGTTTCATGTATGGTTTAAACGAACGCCAATTCTCTAACTTGTTCCAAAAAGCTGGTAAGATCAAAGAAGGTAAACAAGGTGTTAACTTCATGATCTTATTGGAACAACGCTTAGATAACATGGTTTACCGTTTAGGTTTAGCTACAACTCGTGCCCAAGCACGTCAATTAGTTAACCATGGTCATATCTTAGTAGATGGCAAACGTGTTGATATTCCTTCATACCACGTTGAAGTCGGCCAAGTAATTTCAGTTCGTGAAAAATCTAAAAACTTAGTGATCATCCAAGCTGCTCTTGAAGCAGTTGTTGGCCGTCCTGCTTTCGTAAGCTTCGATGCTGACAAATTAGAAGGTTCATTAACTCGTTTCCCAGAACGTGACGAATTAGAACCAGATATTGATGAAACACTTGTCGTTGAATACTACAACCAATTATTGTAA
- a CDS encoding GAF domain-containing protein, translating to MTKHSLLAQQVDALLYNEPNLMANLANAAALLNDSLTDVNWVGFYLYNKSKNELDLGPFQGKVACMHIANGKGVVGTAFATQKTQVVADVHQFAGHIACDSATNAEIVVPLTDGDRKIGVLDIDSLKFDCFNADDQAALEEFAAVLVKHL from the coding sequence ATGACTAAACACTCACTTTTGGCGCAACAAGTTGATGCGCTACTATATAACGAACCAAATTTAATGGCTAATCTGGCTAACGCTGCCGCATTATTAAATGACAGCTTAACTGATGTCAATTGGGTCGGCTTTTATCTTTATAATAAAAGTAAGAACGAACTCGACTTGGGTCCTTTTCAAGGTAAGGTGGCATGTATGCACATTGCTAATGGTAAGGGCGTTGTTGGCACTGCTTTTGCCACCCAAAAAACGCAAGTCGTGGCTGATGTTCATCAATTTGCTGGTCACATTGCCTGCGACTCAGCTACCAATGCCGAAATTGTTGTACCCTTAACTGATGGCGACCGTAAAATTGGTGTTCTCGACATTGATTCATTAAAGTTTGATTGTTTTAACGCTGATGATCAAGCTGCGTTAGAAGAATTTGCTGCTGTCTTGGTCAAGCATCTATAA